In the genome of Streptomyces collinus, one region contains:
- the infB gene encoding translation initiation factor IF-2, whose amino-acid sequence MAKVRVYELAKEFGVESKVVMAKLQELGEFVRSASSTIEAPVVRKLTDALQQGSGGGKSAPARKAAPAKPGAPSPAQAARPAAPRPPAPKPAAAEKPAAPAAPATPGPRPTPGPKPAPRPAPASPAPTTPEFTAPPAAPAAPAASQGQGQGSGPRPGAPRPAGQAPRPGAPRQGGPGQGGQGRGDRGDRPGAPRPGGGAPRPGARPAGPRPGNNPFTSGGSTGMARPQTPRPGGAPRPGGPGAPGGAPRPQGQGQGGPRPQGAGGGPRPQAPGGARPTPGGMPRPQGGGPRPGGGPGGPRPNPGMMPQRPAAGPRPGGGGPGGRGPGGGGRPGGGGGRPGGGGFAGRPGGGGGGFAGRPGGPGGGGGGFAGRPGGPGGGGRPGFGGRPGGPGGRGGTQGAFGRPGGPARRGRKSKRQRRQEYEAMQAPSVGGVMLPRGNGETVRLSRGASLTDFAEKINANPASLVAVMMNLGEMVTATQSVSDETLQLLADEMNYTVQIVSPEEEDRELLESFDIEFGEDEGDEEDLMVRPPVVTVMGHVDHGKTRLLDAIRKTNVIAGEAGGITQHIGAYQVATEVNEEERKITFIDTPGHEAFTAMRARGARSTDIAILVVAANDGVMPQTVEALNHAKAAEVPIVVAVNKIDVEGADPTKVRGQLTEYGLVAEEYGGDTMFVDISAKQGLHIDSLLEAVILTADASLDLRANPNQDAQGISIESRLDRGRGAVSTVLVQRGTLRVGDTMVVGDAYGRVRAMHDDNGNSVAEAGPSTPVQVLGLTNVPGAGDNFLVVDEDRTARQIAEKRAARERNAAFAKRTRRVSLEDLDKVLKAGEVQQLNLIIKGDASGSVEALESSLLQLDVGEEVDIRVLHRGVGAVTESDIDLAMGSDAIVIGFNVRAAGRAQQMAEREGVDVRYYSVIYQAIEEIEAALKGMLKPEYEEVELGTAEIREVFKSSKLGNIAGVLIRSGEVKRNTKARLIRDGKVVAESLNIEGLRRFKDDVTEIREGFEGGINLGNFNDIKVDDVIATYEMREKPRV is encoded by the coding sequence GTGGCTAAGGTCCGGGTCTACGAACTCGCCAAGGAGTTCGGCGTCGAGAGCAAGGTCGTCATGGCCAAGCTCCAGGAACTCGGTGAATTCGTCCGTTCGGCGTCTTCGACGATCGAAGCGCCCGTTGTACGCAAGCTGACGGACGCCCTCCAGCAGGGCAGCGGAGGCGGCAAGTCCGCCCCTGCCCGCAAGGCTGCCCCGGCGAAGCCGGGCGCCCCCTCTCCCGCGCAGGCTGCCCGTCCGGCCGCCCCGCGCCCGCCGGCCCCCAAGCCGGCCGCCGCAGAGAAGCCCGCGGCTCCGGCCGCGCCGGCCACTCCCGGCCCCCGTCCCACCCCGGGCCCGAAGCCCGCGCCGCGGCCCGCCCCGGCGTCCCCGGCTCCGACCACGCCCGAGTTCACGGCACCCCCGGCGGCTCCCGCCGCTCCGGCCGCCTCGCAGGGCCAGGGTCAGGGCTCCGGCCCGCGTCCGGGCGCCCCGCGTCCGGCCGGCCAGGCGCCGCGTCCGGGTGCTCCGCGTCAGGGCGGTCCCGGCCAGGGAGGCCAGGGCCGCGGTGACCGTGGCGACCGTCCCGGCGCTCCGCGTCCGGGTGGCGGCGCCCCGCGTCCCGGTGCCCGTCCGGCGGGTCCCCGTCCGGGCAACAACCCGTTCACCTCTGGTGGCTCCACCGGCATGGCGCGCCCGCAGACGCCCCGTCCGGGCGGCGCCCCGCGTCCGGGCGGCCCCGGTGCGCCCGGTGGCGCCCCGCGTCCGCAGGGCCAGGGCCAGGGTGGCCCCCGTCCCCAGGGTGCCGGCGGCGGTCCTCGTCCGCAGGCTCCGGGCGGCGCGCGTCCGACCCCGGGCGGCATGCCCCGCCCGCAGGGCGGCGGCCCGCGTCCCGGCGGCGGTCCCGGTGGCCCGCGTCCGAACCCCGGCATGATGCCGCAGCGTCCTGCTGCCGGCCCGCGTCCCGGCGGCGGTGGCCCCGGCGGCCGCGGTCCCGGTGGCGGCGGTCGTCCCGGTGGTGGCGGCGGTCGTCCGGGTGGCGGCGGCTTCGCCGGCCGTCCCGGTGGCGGCGGTGGCGGTTTCGCCGGTCGTCCGGGTGGTCCCGGTGGCGGTGGCGGCGGTTTCGCCGGTCGTCCGGGTGGTCCCGGCGGCGGTGGCCGTCCCGGCTTCGGTGGCCGTCCCGGCGGTCCCGGTGGCCGTGGTGGCACGCAGGGTGCCTTCGGTCGTCCCGGTGGTCCCGCGCGTCGTGGCCGCAAGTCGAAGCGGCAGAGGCGCCAGGAGTACGAGGCCATGCAGGCCCCGTCGGTCGGCGGTGTGATGCTGCCTCGCGGCAACGGCGAGACCGTTCGCCTGTCGCGCGGTGCTTCCCTCACCGACTTCGCGGAGAAGATCAACGCCAACCCGGCGTCGCTCGTCGCGGTCATGATGAACCTCGGCGAGATGGTCACGGCCACGCAGTCCGTCTCCGACGAGACGCTGCAGCTCCTCGCCGACGAGATGAACTACACGGTTCAGATCGTCAGCCCGGAGGAGGAGGACCGCGAGCTCCTCGAGTCCTTCGACATCGAGTTCGGCGAGGACGAGGGCGACGAGGAGGACCTGATGGTCCGCCCGCCCGTCGTCACCGTCATGGGTCACGTCGACCACGGTAAGACCCGGCTCCTCGACGCCATCCGCAAGACGAACGTCATCGCGGGCGAGGCCGGCGGCATCACCCAGCACATCGGTGCCTACCAGGTCGCGACCGAGGTCAACGAAGAAGAGCGCAAGATCACCTTCATCGACACCCCGGGTCACGAGGCGTTCACCGCCATGCGTGCCCGTGGTGCCCGGTCGACGGACATCGCGATCCTGGTCGTCGCGGCCAACGACGGCGTCATGCCGCAGACGGTCGAGGCGCTCAACCACGCCAAGGCGGCCGAGGTCCCGATCGTCGTCGCGGTCAACAAGATCGACGTCGAGGGCGCCGACCCGACCAAGGTGCGCGGTCAGCTGACCGAGTACGGCCTCGTGGCCGAGGAGTACGGCGGCGACACCATGTTCGTCGACATCTCCGCCAAGCAGGGTCTGCACATCGACTCCCTGCTGGAGGCCGTGATCCTCACGGCCGACGCCTCGCTCGACCTGCGGGCCAACCCGAACCAGGACGCGCAGGGCATCTCGATCGAGTCCCGTCTCGACCGCGGCCGTGGTGCCGTGTCGACGGTCCTCGTCCAGCGCGGCACCCTGCGGGTCGGCGACACCATGGTGGTCGGCGACGCGTACGGCCGCGTCCGGGCCATGCACGACGACAACGGCAACAGCGTTGCCGAGGCCGGTCCCTCGACGCCGGTTCAGGTCCTGGGCCTGACCAACGTCCCGGGTGCGGGCGACAACTTCCTGGTGGTCGACGAGGACCGTACGGCCCGTCAGATCGCCGAGAAGCGCGCCGCCCGTGAGCGCAACGCCGCGTTCGCCAAGCGCACGCGCCGCGTGTCGCTGGAGGACCTGGACAAGGTGCTCAAGGCCGGCGAGGTCCAGCAGCTGAACCTGATCATCAAGGGTGACGCTTCCGGATCGGTCGAGGCCCTGGAGTCCTCGCTGCTCCAGCTGGACGTCGGCGAAGAGGTCGACATCCGCGTCCTGCACCGTGGTGTCGGTGCGGTCACGGAGTCCGACATCGACCTGGCCATGGGCTCCGACGCCATCGTCATCGGCTTCAACGTGCGCGCCGCCGGGCGTGCGCAGCAGATGGCCGAGCGCGAGGGTGTCGACGTCCGGTACTACTCGGTCATCTACCAGGCGATCGAGGAGATCGAGGCGGCCCTCAAGGGCATGCTCAAGCCGGAGTACGAAGAGGTCGAGCTCGGCACGGCGGAGATCCGCGAGGTCTTCAAGTCGTCCAAGCTGGGCAACATCGCGGGTGTTCTCATCCGCTCCGGCGAGGTCAAGCGCAACACCAAGGCGCGCCTCATCCGCGACGGCAAGGTGGTCGCGGAGAGCCTCAACATCGAGGGTCTGCGTCGCTTCAAGGACGACGTCACCGAGATCCGCGAAGGGTTCGAGGGCGGTATCAACCTCGGCAACTTCAACGACATCAAGGTCGACGACGTCATCGCGACGTACGAGATGCGCGAGAAGCCGCGCGTCTGA
- a CDS encoding DUF503 domain-containing protein has translation MYVGTLSFDLLLGDVRSLKEKRSVVRPIVAELQRKYGVSAAETGNQDLHRRAEIGLAVVSGETGHLTDVLDRCERLVAGRPEVELLSVRRRLHSDED, from the coding sequence ATGTATGTGGGGACTCTGTCCTTCGATCTGCTCCTCGGCGACGTCCGCTCGCTCAAGGAGAAACGCTCCGTGGTCCGTCCGATCGTCGCCGAGCTCCAGCGCAAGTACGGGGTGAGCGCGGCCGAGACGGGGAACCAGGACCTCCACCGCAGGGCCGAGATCGGACTCGCGGTGGTCTCGGGGGAGACGGGACACCTCACCGACGTCCTGGACCGCTGTGAGCGGCTCGTCGCCGGGCGGCCCGAAGTCGAACTGCTCTCGGTTCGACGCAGGCTCCACAGCGACGAAGACTGA
- the rbfA gene encoding 30S ribosome-binding factor RbfA translates to MADNARAKRLADLIREVVAQKLQRGIKDPRLGSHVTITDTRVTGDLREATVFYTVYGDDEERAAAAAGLESAKGILRSEVGRAAGVKFTPTLAFVMDALPENARTIEDLLDKARQSDEKVREASAGAKYAGEADPYRKPDEDDETDTSAE, encoded by the coding sequence GTGGCCGACAACGCGCGTGCCAAGAGGCTGGCGGACCTCATCCGAGAGGTGGTGGCCCAGAAGCTGCAGCGCGGGATCAAGGATCCGCGGCTCGGCTCGCACGTCACCATCACGGACACCCGGGTCACCGGCGACCTCAGGGAGGCGACCGTCTTCTACACGGTGTACGGGGACGACGAGGAGCGCGCGGCGGCCGCCGCCGGCCTGGAGAGCGCCAAGGGCATCCTGCGCTCCGAGGTGGGCCGGGCCGCCGGGGTGAAGTTCACGCCGACCCTGGCCTTCGTCATGGACGCCCTCCCGGAGAACGCCCGCACCATCGAGGACCTCCTCGACAAGGCGCGCCAGTCCGACGAGAAGGTGCGCGAGGCGTCCGCGGGCGCGAAGTACGCCGGCGAGGCCGACCCGTACCGCAAGCCCGACGAGGACGACGAGACGGACACCAGCGCAGAATGA
- the truB gene encoding tRNA pseudouridine(55) synthase TruB — MTQKHTTPDGLVIVDKPSGFTSHDVVAKMRGIARTRRVGHAGTLDPMATGVLVLGVERATKLLGHLALTEKEYLGTIRLGQNTLTDDAEGEITSSTDASKVTRDAIDAGIAALTGDIMQVPSKVSAIKINGVRSYKRAREGEEFEIPARPVTVSSFGVYDVRDAVADDGTAVLDLVVSVVCSSGTYIRALARDLGAGLGVGGHLTALRRTRVGPYKLDAARTLDQLQQELTVMPIAEAATAAFPRWDVDTRRAKLLTNGVRLDMPETYAGAGPVAVFDPEGRFLALVEEQRGKAKSLAVFA; from the coding sequence ATGACCCAGAAGCACACCACGCCCGACGGCCTCGTCATCGTCGACAAGCCGTCGGGCTTCACTTCGCACGACGTCGTCGCCAAGATGCGCGGCATCGCCAGAACGCGACGCGTCGGGCACGCCGGCACCCTCGACCCGATGGCGACGGGTGTCCTCGTCCTCGGCGTCGAGAGGGCCACCAAGCTCCTCGGCCACCTCGCGCTGACCGAGAAGGAGTACCTGGGCACCATCCGGCTCGGGCAGAACACCCTCACGGACGACGCCGAGGGGGAGATCACCTCCTCCACGGACGCCTCGAAGGTCACCCGTGACGCCATCGACGCCGGCATCGCCGCGCTGACCGGCGACATCATGCAGGTGCCGTCCAAGGTCAGCGCCATCAAGATCAACGGCGTGCGCTCGTACAAGCGGGCCCGGGAGGGCGAGGAGTTCGAGATCCCGGCCCGCCCCGTGACGGTCTCCTCCTTCGGCGTGTACGACGTCCGGGACGCCGTCGCCGACGACGGCACGGCCGTCCTCGACCTGGTCGTCTCGGTCGTCTGCTCCTCCGGCACCTACATCCGGGCCCTCGCCCGCGACCTGGGCGCCGGCCTGGGCGTCGGCGGTCACCTCACCGCGCTGCGCCGCACCCGCGTCGGCCCCTACAAGCTGGACGCGGCCCGCACCCTCGACCAGCTCCAGCAGGAGCTGACCGTGATGCCGATCGCCGAGGCCGCCACGGCCGCGTTCCCCCGCTGGGACGTCGACACCCGCCGGGCCAAGCTGCTCACCAACGGCGTGCGGCTGGACATGCCCGAGACGTACGCGGGCGCCGGCCCGGTCGCCGTCTTCGACCCGGAGGGCCGCTTCCTCGCGCTCGTGGAGGAGCAGCGGGGCAAGGCCAAGAGCCTGGCCGTCTTCGCCTGA
- a CDS encoding trypsin-like peptidase domain-containing protein, producing the protein MASRNRSRETDDSPQGSPELPGPARHEAGAVPGDALVRIHDLAGRPRGTGFLADHHGTLITSHEAVDGLPRLVLYGAEGRRRVVSADAVTPLPALDLALVRTEGLGVPPLPVTVREEARTGTYVRIAADGWREARLLGSASVTYAATDRFHRLDDALELAVGTAGRDALRPGGGAAGGPVLDAGTGAVVGVLGTALSSDHSDVGFAVPLRSRLAGAVQPLAAVLAENAATVPAYGADLNPAGVLDLTATSVALEGPPGGSGIPQPVERAAVAAGINAFTRGPAAVLGLVGPPGSGRTTELAALAARRRRDGQPTLWLRGSELRDGDTSVADAAHRALDRAAPAVAASVPAGPGDITPERLAHLARSEGRPLLLLLDGPEEMPPALARRLTDWTDGTTRWLRESGARLVVACRAEYWETAPLPAEPCVAVGDLTESEAREAYRRHGLADHALAPADARHPLTLGLLAEVRAALPEHSEPAAADRNDVFAAYLDLMSLRVAQRLAAGDGLHGTAVRRLAAKVAGQVHEAARRSLGPGPGDLDPQAFAEVFPWGTAPERLGGGTGWASAVLAEGLLVPAGPGYRFAHEGLADWLQGMHLDLDEALHALVHRAEDALSDPVPHHRIGPVVQALLYAGRQHGPGHLTSRLADLVHALDADPRSWWAARLLAGTLPALPDAAPYTEVLRLLADRIVAWRRQERPVPEELGPAFWTGVRLPEEARWALLRRLVHADGPPREAGPRFLDAVAELLAADPAAVQPQLAHWFDDEQPLPATPHATVATAAQALLHTHRHGTLDGLTDVLVDRAHPRADELLAVLAEEEPSGVCRAVDRWARDERPARRSAAVAHGLRVAPHVSTGGDRALLRYAALTLLARTADRALHGGALALLVQDPHTRARYLPRALEHFAAGDPRFSPDALAGALLTDPEPVLGAFAARLERPDAEEALRALADAAPPGLARRVAAVVCRAASLRPELAGHTAAYADQRLDRGSAARPVLLPLITGLLEDGPVRLRCALAAVLTPPGIPASRPLRRELRDALLAREHDTDVLDALLNAAARNAGDDLRDLVHRIGLLLVRTPEGATRFDRALVDLGRHVPGFAARAAAWLAEAPEEWAALVGPSSHRMIENLAGAGVPA; encoded by the coding sequence ATGGCGTCGCGGAACCGGTCCCGGGAGACGGACGACAGCCCACAAGGCTCCCCGGAGCTCCCCGGACCAGCACGGCACGAGGCCGGGGCGGTCCCCGGCGACGCCCTCGTCCGCATCCACGACCTGGCCGGCCGCCCCCGCGGCACCGGCTTCCTGGCCGACCACCACGGCACGCTGATCACCAGCCACGAGGCCGTCGACGGCCTGCCCCGGCTCGTCCTGTACGGCGCCGAGGGCCGCCGCCGGGTCGTGTCCGCCGACGCGGTCACCCCCCTGCCCGCACTGGACCTGGCCCTCGTTCGGACCGAGGGGCTCGGTGTGCCGCCGCTGCCCGTCACCGTGCGGGAGGAAGCCAGAACCGGCACCTATGTGCGGATCGCCGCCGACGGCTGGCGCGAGGCACGGCTGCTGGGCTCGGCCTCCGTGACCTACGCGGCCACGGACCGCTTCCACCGCCTCGACGACGCCCTGGAGCTGGCGGTCGGCACGGCAGGGCGGGACGCGCTGCGGCCGGGCGGCGGGGCGGCCGGCGGCCCGGTGCTCGACGCCGGGACCGGCGCCGTGGTGGGGGTGCTGGGCACCGCTCTCAGCTCCGATCACAGCGACGTCGGATTCGCCGTACCGCTGCGTTCCCGGCTCGCCGGTGCCGTACAGCCACTGGCCGCCGTGCTCGCGGAGAACGCGGCGACGGTTCCCGCGTACGGCGCGGACCTCAATCCGGCCGGGGTGCTGGACCTGACCGCCACCTCCGTGGCACTGGAGGGCCCGCCCGGCGGCAGCGGAATCCCGCAACCGGTCGAACGGGCGGCCGTGGCTGCCGGGATCAACGCGTTCACCCGCGGCCCGGCGGCCGTGCTCGGCCTCGTCGGCCCTCCGGGCAGCGGTCGTACGACGGAACTCGCGGCGCTCGCCGCGCGGCGCCGGCGGGACGGACAGCCCACGCTCTGGCTGCGCGGCAGTGAACTACGGGACGGTGACACGTCGGTGGCCGACGCGGCACACCGGGCGCTGGACCGGGCCGCCCCCGCCGTGGCCGCCTCCGTCCCGGCCGGCCCGGGCGACATCACGCCCGAGCGCCTGGCCCACCTCGCCCGGTCCGAGGGCCGCCCGCTGCTGCTCCTGCTCGACGGCCCCGAGGAGATGCCCCCGGCCCTGGCCCGCCGCCTGACCGACTGGACGGACGGGACCACGCGGTGGCTGCGGGAGTCGGGAGCCCGGCTGGTGGTGGCGTGCCGGGCGGAGTACTGGGAGACCGCGCCCCTCCCCGCGGAGCCGTGCGTGGCCGTCGGCGACCTCACCGAGAGCGAGGCGCGGGAGGCGTACCGGCGCCACGGCCTGGCCGATCACGCCCTCGCCCCGGCCGACGCCCGGCACCCCCTCACCCTCGGTCTGCTCGCCGAGGTCCGGGCCGCCCTCCCCGAGCACTCCGAGCCGGCCGCGGCCGACCGGAACGACGTCTTCGCGGCCTACCTCGACCTGATGTCCCTGCGGGTCGCCCAGCGCCTGGCCGCCGGCGACGGCCTGCACGGCACCGCCGTGCGCCGCCTGGCCGCGAAGGTCGCCGGGCAGGTGCACGAGGCCGCCCGGCGCAGCCTCGGACCGGGGCCGGGGGACCTGGACCCGCAGGCGTTCGCGGAGGTGTTCCCGTGGGGGACCGCCCCGGAGCGGCTCGGCGGCGGCACCGGCTGGGCGTCGGCCGTGCTCGCCGAGGGCCTGCTCGTGCCCGCCGGACCCGGCTACCGCTTCGCGCACGAAGGGCTCGCCGACTGGCTCCAGGGCATGCACCTCGACCTCGACGAAGCCCTGCACGCCCTCGTCCACCGCGCCGAGGATGCCCTGTCCGACCCCGTGCCGCACCACCGCATCGGGCCGGTCGTCCAGGCCCTGCTGTACGCCGGCCGCCAGCACGGCCCCGGTCACCTGACCTCCCGCCTGGCCGACCTGGTGCACGCCCTGGACGCCGATCCGCGCTCCTGGTGGGCCGCCCGGCTGCTCGCCGGGACGCTGCCGGCCCTGCCCGACGCGGCGCCGTACACAGAGGTGCTGCGGCTGCTCGCCGACCGGATCGTGGCCTGGCGGCGGCAGGAGCGGCCCGTCCCGGAGGAGCTCGGGCCCGCCTTCTGGACCGGCGTCAGGCTCCCGGAGGAGGCACGCTGGGCCCTGCTGCGGCGGCTGGTCCACGCCGACGGGCCGCCGCGCGAGGCCGGACCCCGCTTCCTGGACGCCGTCGCCGAACTCCTCGCCGCCGACCCCGCCGCCGTGCAACCGCAGCTCGCCCACTGGTTCGACGACGAGCAGCCGCTGCCCGCCACCCCGCACGCGACCGTGGCCACGGCCGCCCAGGCGCTCCTGCACACCCACCGCCACGGCACCCTGGACGGTCTGACGGACGTGCTCGTCGACCGTGCGCACCCGCGGGCCGACGAACTGCTCGCCGTGCTGGCCGAGGAGGAGCCGTCGGGGGTGTGCCGGGCCGTCGACCGGTGGGCGCGCGACGAGCGGCCCGCGCGGCGCAGCGCCGCGGTGGCGCACGGACTGCGCGTCGCGCCGCACGTGAGCACCGGAGGCGACCGCGCCCTCCTGCGCTACGCGGCCCTCACCCTGCTCGCCCGCACCGCCGACCGCGCCCTGCACGGCGGCGCCCTCGCCCTCCTCGTCCAGGACCCCCACACCCGGGCCCGCTACCTCCCCCGGGCGCTGGAGCACTTCGCGGCGGGCGACCCGCGGTTCTCACCGGACGCGCTCGCCGGCGCCCTCCTGACCGACCCCGAGCCGGTCCTCGGGGCCTTCGCGGCCCGGCTGGAGCGGCCGGACGCGGAGGAGGCCCTGCGGGCACTGGCCGACGCAGCCCCGCCCGGCCTGGCCCGGCGGGTCGCCGCAGTGGTGTGCCGGGCGGCCTCGCTGCGGCCGGAACTCGCCGGGCACACGGCCGCGTACGCCGACCAGCGGCTCGACCGGGGCTCCGCCGCCCGGCCCGTGCTCCTGCCGCTGATCACGGGCCTGCTGGAGGACGGCCCGGTGCGGCTGCGCTGCGCCCTGGCCGCCGTCCTCACCCCGCCCGGCATCCCCGCCTCGCGTCCGCTGCGCCGCGAACTGCGCGACGCGCTCCTCGCCCGGGAACACGACACCGACGTCCTGGACGCGCTGCTGAACGCCGCCGCCCGCAACGCCGGCGACGACCTGCGCGACCTCGTCCACCGCATCGGACTGCTCCTCGTGCGCACCCCGGAGGGCGCCACCCGCTTCGACCGCGCCCTGGTCGACCTGGGCCGGCACGTGCCCGGCTTCGCCGCCCGCGCGGCCGCCTGGCTGGCCGAGGCGCCCGAGGAGTGGGCGGCGCTGGTCGGGCCGAGCTCCCACCGGATGATCGAGAACCTGGCGGGCGCGGGCGTCCCCGCGTGA
- a CDS encoding bifunctional riboflavin kinase/FAD synthetase, with protein sequence MQRWRGLEDIPQDWGRSVVTIGSYDGVHRGHQLIIRHAVDRARELGVPAVVVTFDPHPSEVVRPGSHPPLLAPHHRRAELMADLGVDAVLILPFTTEFSQLSPADFVVKVLVDKLHAKAVVEGPNFRFGHKAAGNVEFLATQGKTYDFEVEVVDLYVTGAAGGGEPFSSTLTRRLVAEGDVEGAAEILGRPHRVEGVVVRGAQRGRELGFPTANVETLPHTAIPADGVYAGWLHAQGEAMPAAISVGTNPQFEGTERTVEAYAIDRVGLDLYGLHVAVDFLAFVRGQAKFDTLDALLVQMGQDVEKCAELVAAEGAA encoded by the coding sequence GTGCAGCGCTGGCGTGGCTTGGAGGACATCCCCCAGGACTGGGGGCGCAGCGTCGTCACCATCGGCTCCTACGACGGAGTGCACCGCGGGCACCAGCTGATCATCCGGCATGCCGTGGACCGCGCCCGGGAGCTGGGTGTGCCCGCCGTCGTCGTCACCTTCGACCCGCACCCCAGCGAGGTCGTCCGCCCCGGCAGCCACCCGCCGCTGCTCGCCCCGCACCACCGCCGCGCCGAACTCATGGCCGACCTGGGCGTGGACGCGGTGCTCATCCTCCCCTTCACGACCGAGTTCTCGCAGCTGTCCCCGGCCGACTTCGTCGTCAAGGTCCTGGTCGACAAGCTGCACGCCAAGGCGGTCGTCGAGGGCCCCAACTTCCGCTTCGGCCACAAGGCCGCCGGGAACGTGGAGTTCCTCGCCACGCAGGGCAAGACCTACGACTTCGAGGTCGAGGTCGTCGACCTGTACGTGACCGGTGCGGCGGGCGGCGGCGAGCCGTTCTCCTCCACGCTGACGCGACGGCTGGTCGCCGAGGGCGACGTCGAGGGCGCGGCGGAGATCCTCGGCCGGCCGCACCGGGTGGAGGGCGTCGTCGTCCGGGGCGCCCAGCGCGGGCGCGAACTGGGCTTCCCGACGGCCAACGTCGAGACGCTGCCGCACACGGCCATCCCGGCCGACGGTGTGTACGCGGGGTGGCTGCACGCCCAGGGCGAGGCGATGCCGGCGGCGATCTCCGTGGGGACGAACCCGCAGTTCGAGGGGACCGAGCGGACGGTGGAGGCGTACGCCATCGACCGGGTGGGGCTCGATCTGTACGGGCTGCATGTCGCGGTCGACTTCCTGGCGTTCGTGCGGGGGCAGGCCAAGTTCGACACGTTGGACGCGCTGCTGGTTCAGATGGGGCAGGACGTCGAGAAGTGCGCGGAGTTGGTGGCGGCTGAGGGGGCTGCCTAG
- a CDS encoding oligopeptide/dipeptide ABC transporter ATP-binding protein, whose protein sequence is MTTSPTAPEVTTAPLLSAQGLHITFPGRHGGPRARAVDGVDLDIRRGEIVALVGESGCGKTTLARSLLGLVEPTAGRVTFDGRPLDYSGRSLKAYRKRVQLVLQDPSGSLNPRHTVYDAVAEGLRIHGHRGDERAAVADALSRAGLRPPERFFLRYPHELSGGQRQRVVIAGALVLEPELLVADEPVASLDASVRGEILALLLRLRTELGLSALVVTHDLGLAWNIADRVAVMYLGRIVETGAVEQVLTAPRHPYTQALLSVLPEAPGAPVVLTGEPPDPSRIPSGCRFHVRCQILAGGEAERAGVADACRHQDLEVLSGGGDSQVACHWAVSHAPSRGAGL, encoded by the coding sequence ATGACCACATCGCCCACGGCCCCCGAGGTCACCACGGCCCCCTTGCTCAGCGCCCAGGGCCTCCACATCACCTTCCCCGGCCGGCACGGCGGCCCCCGGGCCCGCGCGGTGGACGGCGTCGACCTCGACATCCGCCGAGGCGAGATCGTCGCCCTGGTCGGCGAGTCCGGCTGCGGCAAGACGACCCTGGCCCGCAGCCTGCTCGGGCTGGTCGAGCCGACCGCGGGCCGGGTCACCTTCGACGGACGCCCGCTGGACTACTCCGGCCGGTCCCTCAAGGCCTACCGCAAACGTGTCCAACTGGTCCTCCAGGACCCCAGCGGCTCGCTCAACCCCCGGCACACGGTGTACGACGCGGTCGCCGAGGGCCTGCGCATCCACGGCCACCGCGGCGACGAACGCGCGGCGGTCGCCGATGCCCTGTCCCGGGCCGGCCTGCGCCCCCCGGAGCGCTTCTTCCTGCGCTACCCGCACGAACTGTCCGGCGGGCAGCGCCAGCGCGTCGTCATCGCCGGGGCGCTCGTCCTGGAACCCGAACTCCTCGTCGCCGACGAGCCGGTGGCGTCCCTCGACGCCTCGGTACGCGGCGAGATCCTCGCCCTGCTGCTCCGGCTGCGCACCGAGCTGGGCCTGTCCGCCCTTGTCGTCACGCACGACCTGGGCCTCGCGTGGAACATCGCCGACCGGGTCGCCGTGATGTACCTGGGCCGGATCGTGGAAACGGGCGCGGTGGAACAGGTCCTGACGGCCCCGCGGCATCCCTACACGCAGGCGCTGCTGTCGGTCCTCCCGGAGGCCCCGGGCGCCCCGGTCGTCCTCACCGGGGAACCCCCGGACCCGTCCCGAATCCCGTCAGGGTGCCGCTTCCACGTGCGCTGCCAGATCCTGGCGGGTGGCGAGGCGGAGCGGGCGGGCGTGGCGGACGCGTGCAGGCACCAGGACTTGGAGGTGCTGAGCGGGGGCGGTGACTCGCAGGTCGCTTGTCACTGGGCGGTTTCGCATGCGCCCTCAAGGGGCGCGGGGCTGTAA